A stretch of the Candidatus Jettenia sp. AMX2 genome encodes the following:
- a CDS encoding ribose-phosphate pyrophosphokinase gives MDKKRRLEEINHLKIFSGNANVELAKKICDYLSLPLGNAYVGRFPDGEIDLKVNEDVRGADVFLIQPTCPPVNENLVELLVFIDCLKRASAARITAVLPYYGYARKDRKDEGRVPITAKLVANLITEAGADRALTIDLHAAQIQGFFDIPVDHLLAFPVLSKYFEKLFSENLIVVTPDVGGIKLARNYSKKLGIKMAIVDKRRVGPEETQVGFIIGDVADKDIIIIDDLIATGGSIVQAVTVLKEKGAKNIYVGATHPVFCGAAVERLCAAPIKEIIVTDTIPLNKEIRGGNAKIKVLSVSELLGEAIMRIHRHESVSSLFV, from the coding sequence ATGGATAAAAAAAGAAGACTTGAAGAAATAAACCATTTGAAGATTTTCTCGGGAAACGCGAATGTCGAATTGGCAAAAAAGATTTGTGATTATTTGTCACTTCCTTTGGGAAATGCATATGTAGGGCGTTTTCCTGACGGAGAGATTGATCTGAAGGTAAACGAGGATGTTCGCGGTGCTGATGTTTTTTTGATACAACCGACCTGCCCTCCCGTTAATGAAAATCTGGTTGAATTGCTCGTGTTTATCGATTGTCTGAAAAGGGCATCAGCTGCACGTATTACCGCTGTCCTGCCTTACTATGGGTATGCAAGAAAAGACAGAAAAGACGAGGGTCGTGTTCCCATAACGGCGAAATTGGTGGCAAATTTGATTACGGAGGCCGGGGCAGACCGTGCACTCACCATTGATTTACATGCAGCCCAGATACAGGGGTTTTTTGATATCCCCGTAGACCATCTGCTTGCTTTTCCTGTGCTTTCAAAATATTTTGAGAAGTTATTCTCTGAAAATCTTATTGTGGTAACCCCTGATGTCGGAGGGATAAAACTGGCCAGAAATTACTCAAAAAAGCTGGGGATCAAGATGGCGATTGTTGATAAAAGAAGGGTTGGTCCGGAAGAAACTCAGGTTGGTTTTATTATAGGAGACGTGGCTGACAAGGATATCATAATCATTGATGATCTGATTGCTACCGGCGGATCAATAGTACAGGCTGTAACTGTGTTGAAAGAGAAAGGAGCGAAGAATATTTATGTCGGTGCGACCCATCCGGTGTTTTGCGGGGCAGCAGTAGAAAGATTGTGTGCTGCACCGATAAAAGAAATCATCGTAACCGACACGATACCTTTAAATAAAGAAATAAGAGGCGGGAATGCCAAGATTAAGGTGTTATCGGTTTCTGAACTTCTCGGGGAAGCTATTATGAGGATTCACCGCCATGAATCGGTGAGTTCTCTTTTTGTTTAA
- a CDS encoding 50S ribosomal protein L25: MEIMELNAEKRNRKGSRAIRRLRKDGEIPAILYGHKLDTIMLSLKEDKFTKILTAGARMVRLVYDDKKEPALIKAVQYDTLEDCILHVDFSRINVDERVTLRVPVELAGEPAGVKEGGVLTHAMKDVEIECLPTAIPEKIKITISELGLGSTIHVHELPVLDGVRYISDAESVVVSVHLPASEKEVSEEELLAEPEVITRKPKEEPEGK, encoded by the coding sequence ATGGAAATTATGGAATTAAATGCAGAAAAAAGAAACAGAAAGGGCAGCAGGGCAATCAGAAGGCTGAGGAAAGATGGAGAAATTCCAGCGATCTTATATGGTCATAAACTTGATACTATCATGCTCTCCTTAAAGGAAGACAAGTTTACAAAGATACTTACTGCCGGGGCAAGAATGGTCCGCTTGGTATATGATGACAAAAAAGAACCTGCGCTCATAAAGGCTGTTCAGTATGATACCCTTGAAGACTGTATACTCCATGTTGATTTTTCCCGGATCAATGTCGATGAAAGAGTTACTTTGAGGGTTCCTGTTGAATTGGCAGGAGAACCAGCCGGGGTGAAGGAGGGTGGTGTGTTGACTCACGCGATGAAAGATGTTGAGATAGAGTGTTTGCCGACTGCCATACCTGAAAAAATAAAAATAACTATTTCGGAACTTGGTTTGGGCAGCACCATTCACGTACATGAGTTACCTGTATTAGACGGCGTTCGTTATATATCCGATGCTGAATCAGTGGTCGTTTCTGTGCATTTGCCTGCGTCTGAAAAAGAAGTGTCTGAAGAGGAGTTGCTGGCAGAACCTGAAGTTATCACCAGGAAGCCGAAAGAAGAACCAGAGGGAAAATAA
- the pth gene encoding aminoacyl-tRNA hydrolase, translated as MKIIVGLGNPGEKYLKTRHNVGFMVIDQFALQLGIDCNIMKFQSFIGKGTADNEGILLVKPQTYMNKSGIAVREVVNMYTSSLQDILVVCDDLDLPFGKIRVRRSGGSGGHRGLESIAASLGSKNFPRLRVGIGKSLVAGDTANYVLSLFSREEEAILIKAVGRACQAVKTWIAEGINVCMNTFN; from the coding sequence ATGAAGATTATCGTTGGACTAGGTAATCCCGGAGAGAAATATCTTAAGACACGGCATAACGTGGGTTTTATGGTAATTGATCAATTTGCCCTTCAACTGGGAATTGATTGTAACATCATGAAATTCCAATCCTTTATTGGGAAAGGAACGGCAGATAACGAAGGAATTCTTCTGGTAAAACCTCAAACTTATATGAATAAGAGCGGAATTGCCGTCCGGGAGGTTGTGAACATGTATACCTCTTCACTACAGGATATTCTGGTCGTATGTGATGATCTTGACCTTCCTTTCGGGAAAATAAGGGTCAGGCGAAGCGGCGGTAGCGGGGGGCATCGTGGTCTTGAATCAATTGCGGCCAGTTTAGGATCGAAAAACTTCCCCAGATTACGGGTAGGAATAGGGAAATCTTTGGTTGCCGGAGATACGGCGAATTATGTTCTTTCGCTCTTCTCCAGGGAAGAGGAGGCCATATTGATAAAAGCTGTCGGGCGGGCTTGCCAGGCAGTAAAAACGTGGATTGCTGAAGGAATTAATGTGTGTATGAATACCTTTAATTAA
- the rpsF gene encoding 30S ribosomal protein S6 — MKLYEGLFLIDNVHANTDWDNVVGHIHDILQKNGAEILKSEKWGERKLAYKIKGHKRGTYLLIHFNTKNTALAPIRRDLQLSDSIIRFLIIKDTKIEDVSQIGAVERFVEKDAGTVPEVEDTELLKETNIPAANTAETL; from the coding sequence TTGAAATTATATGAAGGTTTGTTTTTAATTGATAATGTGCATGCTAATACAGACTGGGATAATGTGGTCGGACATATTCATGACATTTTGCAAAAGAACGGCGCAGAGATTCTAAAATCGGAAAAATGGGGTGAGAGAAAGCTGGCATATAAGATCAAAGGACATAAACGCGGAACGTATCTTCTCATTCATTTTAACACTAAGAATACAGCCCTTGCTCCGATAAGAAGAGATCTTCAGCTTTCTGATTCAATTATCCGGTTTTTAATTATTAAAGATACGAAGATTGAGGACGTATCTCAGATTGGCGCTGTTGAAAGGTTTGTAGAAAAAGATGCTGGCACCGTGCCGGAGGTTGAGGACACAGAATTACTGAAAGAGACGAATATACCAGCAGCGAATACGGCAGAGACGCTTTAG
- a CDS encoding single-stranded DNA-binding protein translates to MASLNKVFLMGNLTRDPELRYTPAGLAVASFGIAINSAWTAKSGEKKEEVCYVDVNIFGRRAEVVGEYFSKGSPIFIEGRLQYNQWETKDGQKRNTLRVVADNFQFIGGLAKRQDGNNLPSKEGKYVEDMPDDINLDIKNEDIPF, encoded by the coding sequence ATGGCAAGTCTTAACAAGGTCTTTCTTATGGGAAACCTTACCCGTGACCCGGAGTTAAGGTATACCCCGGCAGGTCTTGCTGTTGCAAGTTTCGGAATCGCAATTAACAGCGCCTGGACTGCAAAAAGCGGAGAGAAAAAAGAAGAGGTATGCTATGTCGATGTTAACATTTTTGGACGCAGAGCAGAAGTTGTCGGTGAATATTTCAGTAAGGGAAGCCCCATCTTTATAGAAGGGCGCCTGCAGTATAACCAATGGGAAACGAAAGACGGACAGAAACGGAATACCCTTCGCGTTGTTGCGGATAATTTCCAATTTATCGGAGGATTGGCGAAGCGCCAGGACGGAAATAACCTGCCATCCAAAGAAGGTAAGTATGTAGAAGACATGCCTGATGACATTAATCTTGATATTAAGAATGAGGATATACCATTTTAG
- the rpsR gene encoding 30S ribosomal protein S18, translated as MSKKRLIKTSKCRFCRMGAESVDYKDTQSLLKLTTSQGKIFSRKRSGNCARHQHSVKNSVMRARFMALLPYVV; from the coding sequence ATGAGTAAAAAAAGGTTAATTAAAACAAGTAAATGCAGGTTTTGCAGGATGGGAGCAGAATCAGTTGATTATAAGGATACCCAGAGTTTATTAAAACTTACCACAAGCCAGGGGAAGATTTTCTCAAGGAAGCGTTCAGGAAATTGTGCCCGCCATCAGCATTCTGTGAAGAATTCCGTTATGCGGGCAAGATTTATGGCATTACTTCCCTATGTAGTATAG
- the rplI gene encoding 50S ribosomal protein L9: MELLLKKNVEKLGRIGDIVKVREGYARNYLLPKGLATNVSPANIKQIEKEKIKMALRLKEENERLKEVLEKLTNVSCTIPAKANEEGRLFGSVTAVHIAEALAKEGYPVDKEMIKLDNPIKVCGIYDVVIALNIEMQTKCRVSVIKEEIA; this comes from the coding sequence ATGGAATTATTATTGAAAAAAAATGTAGAGAAGCTGGGTAGGATTGGCGATATAGTAAAAGTACGTGAGGGATATGCACGCAATTATTTATTGCCTAAAGGATTAGCGACAAATGTATCGCCGGCCAATATAAAGCAGATAGAAAAAGAGAAGATAAAAATGGCGTTGCGGTTGAAAGAGGAAAACGAGCGTCTGAAAGAGGTATTGGAAAAACTTACCAATGTATCTTGTACGATTCCGGCAAAGGCAAACGAAGAGGGCAGGCTCTTTGGTTCTGTAACGGCTGTCCATATTGCAGAAGCACTTGCAAAAGAAGGATATCCTGTAGATAAAGAGATGATAAAGTTAGATAATCCGATCAAGGTCTGCGGCATATACGATGTCGTGATTGCGCTGAATATAGAAATGCAGACAAAATGCAGGGTATCGGTAATAAAAGAAGAAATCGCTTAG